The proteins below come from a single Gossypium raimondii isolate GPD5lz chromosome 2, ASM2569854v1, whole genome shotgun sequence genomic window:
- the LOC105788616 gene encoding pectinesterase inhibitor 4: MEAAARSWRRSSSSHSLFQFFIFSLAILLLMLNVPTVSASETTNKASRKTYKSFIKKACNSATYPSDCYKSLSKYASAIKTDPEKLYRVSLFVTIKAARKTSFSISTLWRLKGLSRTERAIVRDCATTISYAIDEMKQSLTVMANIQGADHKSELIENIRTWVAAALTDEGTCTDEFDGQKVSYEVNKNIKKTVLNLSKLTSNCLALLNTLSNRS; this comes from the coding sequence ATGGAAGCAGCAGCTAGGAGTTGGAGAAGAAGCTCTTCGTCACATTCTTTGTTTCAATTCTTCATATTTTCACTTGCCATTCTTCTCCTCATGTTAAACGTTCCAACTGTCTCTGCAAGCGAAACTACCAACAAAGCTTCTCGTAAGACCTACAAAAGCTTCATAAAGAAAGCCTGCAATTCAGCCACATATCCCAGCGACTGCTACAAATCTCTTTCCAAATACGCCTCCGCCATTAAAACAGATCCAGAGAAGCTCTACAGGGTTTCCTTATTCGTCACTATAAAAGCTGCTCGTAAAACATCCTTCTCCATATCCACTCTTTGGAGACTAAAGGGTTTGAGTCGTACTGAGCGAGCCATCGTCCGTGATTGTGCTACAACAATAAGTTATGCCATTGACGAGATGAAGCAATCCTTGACGGTAATGGCCAATATACAAGGCGCAGATCATAAGTctgaattaatagaaaatataaggaCATGGGTTGCTGCTGCATTGACAGATGAAGGCACATGCACGGATGAATTTGATGGCCAGAAAGTGAGCTACGAAGTGAATAAGAACATCAAGAAGACTGTGTTGAATCTCTCCAAGTTGACCAGCAATTGTTTGGCTCTTCTCAATACTCTCTCTAATCGTAGCTAA